From a single Brassica oleracea var. oleracea cultivar TO1000 chromosome C5, BOL, whole genome shotgun sequence genomic region:
- the LOC106343470 gene encoding uncharacterized protein LOC106343470, which yields MKSHYTKTVSAVFLLFCLFITSGSSSSFIRQVTDDFNTNLQLEDGDGPDPIQGEAHYLPKHVQDGDEPDPVQGEEHYLHNHDQEISSRDYKVSASNAVVKGLRSRPPSSYSLKMESFNTLLKSKYSERYVSRPFSAAGYNWTLVVYPNGNKNDKGSGYLSLYAAIDNSTLAPHEEVYVDLRFYVFNKKEKKYFTIQDTDVWRYNIFKTMWGFSQVLPGYTFKSPYNGYLYDGDHCEFGVDVTIPTVFQTSELFTVANNFKTPTFTWRLLKFSTLLGDTYFSDVFSIGGRRWNIQVNPSGRDKGKGKALSMYLIVNPNEELRPYERIYVRAKLRVLNKFKFRNVERQIDNWFSHRETGRAYGWGSSEFVTLSDFRDSSKGFLVDDKLTVQVVIEAVSTTKYFPS from the exons ATGAAGAGTCACTACACAAAGACCGTTTCTGCTGTATTTCTCTTGTTTTGTCTCTTCATCACGTCTGGCTCTTCAAGTTCCTTCATACGGCAAGTCACTGATGACTTCAACACAAACTTGCAAC TTGAGGATGGAGATGGACCAGACCCAATCCAGGGAGAAGCTCATTACTTGCCTAAACATGTTCAAGATGGAGATGAACCAGATCCAGTCCAGGGAGAAGAGCATTACTTACATAATCATGACCAAGAGATCTCCTCACGTGACTATAAAGTCTCAGCTTCAAACGCAGTAGTGAAGGGTCTCAGAAGTCGTCCTCCATCTTCTTACTCTCTAAAGATGGAGTCGTTCAACACCCTACTTAAGTCAAAATACTCAGAGAGATATGTATCTCGTCCTTTCTCGGCCGCTGGCTATAACTG GACACTTGTTGTGTACCCGAACGGGAACAAGAATGATAAAGGTTCAGGGTACCTCTCACTTTACGCAGCCATAGACAACTCCACTCTCGCTCCACATGAAGAAGTTTACGTTGATCTCAGGTTTTACGTCTTCAACAAGAAAGAGAAGAAGTACTTTACCATCCAAG ATACCGATGTATGGAGATATAATATCTTCAAAACGATGTGGGGGTTCTCTCAGGTTCTCCCTGGTTATACATTTAAAAGTCCCTATAATGGATACCTCTACGATGGAGATCACTGCGAGTTTGGTGTTGATGTGACCATTCCCACTGTCTTTCAAACATCAGAACTTTTCACTGTTGCTAACAATTTCAAAACCCCGACATTCACCTGGAGACTTCTGAAGTTCTCCACGTTGCTCGGAGATACTTACTTCTCTGATGTGTTCTCCATTGGAGGAAGACGTTG GAATATACAAGTGAATCCAAGTGGTCGTGACAAGGGAAAGGGAAAAGCTTTGTCCATGTATCTTATAGTTAATCCTAACGAGGAACTCAGACCCTATGAGAGAATTTATGTTCGAGCCAAGCTTCGAGTTCTTAACAAATTCAAATTCAGAAACGTCGAAAGGCAAA TTGACAATTGGTTCAGTCATCGGGAAACTGGACGTGCATATGGTTGGGGTTCTAGTGAATTTGTCACTCTCTCCGATTTCAGAGATTCATCAAAGGGGTTCCTTGTTGATGATAAGTTGACTGTTCAAGTCGTGATTGAAGCTGTTTCTACAACCAAGTACTTTCCTAGTTAA
- the LOC106296102 gene encoding uncharacterized protein At5g41620 (The sequence of the model RefSeq protein was modified relative to this genomic sequence to represent the inferred CDS: added 98 bases not found in genome assembly) → MKPRSIRQRRSGVRRRSRMDTPVLKCKAEDQNRERCGAVEEDDDDWSNQVDEKPSKEGRTSVREDTGRKLAAGVWRLQVPDAVSSGGDERRMDGLGFQGSAAGHLGPLFFYHHDHKHSGFQTNYNLRSMPSPPVAPTKSGFLCKEASIPFPDSAMEAATKWDPIRLAARDDVHHIYSNVRLIDQRVNAASSIEIKLEEARARIEDLESEKRSQKKKLEHFLRKVSEERASWRCKEHEKVRAIIEDMKDDINREKKARHKLEAVNLKLVNELADSKLAVKRHMHDYQKERKARELIEEVCDELAKEIEEDKAEIDALKSESMNLREEVEDERRMLQMAEVWREERVQMKLIDAKLALEEKYSQMNKLVGELEAFLSSRNATTSVKEVREAEVLRETVASVSDVQEVKEFTYEPSKPDDILMLFEEMNLGEAIQDGETEQCVGYSPVSHGSEVHRVSSDNKGRLSNALTDKNGEFEEDDSGWETVSHQEEHRSSFSPDESVHFTSNNPQRDSNVWANGTEFQKTPSREIKEVCPVPRRQSKKVSSMAKLWSSIEGINGRVSFSNARKSNAGMVSPRKGGFRTLDLVGSSPDSAYANVNRGGMKGCIEWPRGTHKNNVKTKLMEAQVEGQKVQLKHVLEHNI, encoded by the exons GGAGCGATGCGGCGCGGTTGAAGAGGATGATGATGATTGGAGCAATCAGGTTGATGAGAAACCCAGCAAGGAAGGAAGGACAAGTGTGAGAGAAGATACGGGAAGGAAACTCGCGGCGGGAGTGTGGAGGTTGCAAGTCCCGGATGCGGTTTCTAGCGGCGGAGATGAGAGGAGAATGGATGGGTTAGGGTTTCAG GGAAGTGCTGCTGGACATTTGGGTCCTCTGTTTTTCTATCACCATGATCATAAACATTCTGGCTTCCAAACCAACTACAACTTAAGAAGCATGCCTAGTCCTCCTGTTGCTCCAACAAAGAGTGGATTCTTGTGTAAG GAGGCTTCGATTCCATTTCCCGACTCTGCGATGGAGGCGGCAACAAAATGGGATCCTATACGCTTAGCTGCAAGGGATGACGTCCACCACATCTACAGCAACGTGAGGCTGATTGATCAACGAGTGAATGCTGCTTCTTCTATTGAGATCAAACTGGAGGAGGCTCGTGCTCGCATAGAAGATCTCGAGAGTGAGAAGCGATCTCAGAAAAAGAAGCTTGAGCACTTCTTGAGGAAAGTTAGCGAGGAGAGAGCATCTTGGCGGTGCAAGGAGCACGAGAAGGTCCGAGCGATCATTGAAGACATGAAAGATGACATCAACCGGGAAAAAAAAGCTCGTCATAAGTTAGAAGCTGTCAATCTAAAACTAGTCAATGAGCTTGCAGATTCAAAGCTGGCTGTGAAGCGTCACATGCATGACTACCAAAAGGAAAGGAAGGCAAGAGAGTTAATCGAAGAAGTTTGCGATGAACTCGCCAAGGAGATAGAAGAAGACAAAGCTGAGATTGATGCATTGAAGAGTGAATCCATGAATCTGAGAGAGGAAGTGGAGGACGAGAGAAGAATGCTGCAGATGGCTGAGGTTTGGCGTGAGGAACGTGTCCAAATGAAGCTTATTGATGCCAAATTAGCACTCGAGGAGAAGTACTCACAAATGAACAAGCTTGTAGGAGAGTTGGAGGCCTTCCTCAGTTCAAGAAATGCTACTACAAGTGTGAAAGAGGTGAGAGAGGCTGAAGTGTTAAGAGAGACTGTTGCATCAGTCAGTGATGTCCAAGAAGTCAAGGAGTTTACATATGAGCCCTCAAAACCGGATGATATCTTAATGTTATTTGAAGAAATGAACTTGGGTGAAGCCATCCAAGATGGAGAAACCGAGCAATGCGTTGGTTACAGTCCGGTCAGCCACGGTTCAGAAGTTCACAGGGTAAGCTCAGATAACAAAGGGAGACTCTCAAATGCTCTAACTGACAAGAATGGTGAATTTGAAGAAGATGACAGTGGTTGGGAAACTGTGAGCCATCAGGAAGAACACAGATCCAGTTTCTCTCCAGATGAGAGCGTCCATTTCACTAGCAACAATCCTCAACGTGACAGCAACGTATGGGCGAATGGCACGGAGTTTCAGAAGACTCCATCGAGAGAAATAAAAGAAGTATGCCCGGTTCCTAGAAGGCAGTCCAAGAAGGTATCGTCAATGGCGAAGCTCTGGAGTTCAATAGAAGGTATCAACGGAAGGGTTTCATTTTCAAACGCGAGAAAGTCAAATGCGGGGATGGTTTCACCAAGGAAAGGCGGATTCAGGACGTTGGACTTGGTGGGCTCATCACCAGACTCGGCATATGCTAATGTAAACCGAGGAGGGATGAAAGGGTGCATAGAATGGCCTAGAGGTACACATAAGAACAACGTGAAGACAAAGCTTATGGAAGCACAAGTCGAGGGCCAAAAGGTTCAGCTGAAACATGTCCTTGAGCATAATATCTAG
- the LOC106343493 gene encoding reactive Intermediate Deaminase A, chloroplastic codes for MTWSVFRSINSPTLDLSAALRSTRSPLFAAGAGCATLAGVSLFRMSSRSPPFASLSVSASASEKKEVVATEKAPAALGPYSQAIKANNLVFVSGVLGLIPETGKFVSDNVEDQTEQILKNMGEILKASGVDYSSVVKTTIMLADLGDFKKVNEIYAKYFPAPSPARSTYQVAALPLNAKIEIECIATL; via the exons ATGACTTGGTCCGTCTTCAGATCCATAAACTCTCCAACTCTCGACCTCTCCGCCGCCCTTCGCTCCACTCGCTCTCCATTGTTCGCCGCCGGTGCAGGCTGCGCAACACTCGCTGGTGTTTCTCTCTTCCGAATGTCTTCGAGATCTCCTCCTTTCGCTTCTCTCAGTGTCTCAGCTTCCGCTTCTG AGAAGAAGGAAGTTGTGGCGACAGAGAAAGCACCAGCTGCTTTGGGACCATACTCTCAGGCCATCAAAGCCAACAATCTCGTTTTCGTTTCCGGTGTTCTTGGTCTTATACCTGAG ACTGGAAAGTTTGTTTCGGACAACGTTGAAGATCAGACTGAGCAG ATACTCAAGAACATGGGGGAGATACTGAAAGCTAGTGGTGTTGATTACTCCTCCGTGGTGAAGACAACGATCAT GCTTGCTGACTTGGGTGACTTCAAGAAGGTGAACGAGATTTACGCCAAAT ACTTCCCTGCTCCTTCTCCAGCACGATCCACGTACCAAGTCGCAGCTTTGCCACTTAACGCCAAGATCGAGATTGAGTGTATTGCTACACTCTAG
- the LOC106293354 gene encoding uncharacterized protein LOC106293354 isoform X2, whose product MCIAQMILLKFTDDVPFCILSTVCIMLIRTIKRAFLGLFILILASVSVVVAAIAGATEGHTTDIGFIRGGLLGVVAGVITAVQLFGLMLHGDQSLSKVNALMRRIMNGKAIMGLVRPAVLKAYQWQIMGLDTSYLEISDMYHYDQEPKVLSVNSIKDIPTFYFSCSGLGRRTSGKKAREMWPHVSYEMHR is encoded by the exons ATGTGCATTGCTCAGATGATTCTTCTAAAGTTCACAGACGATGTTCCCTTTTGTATTCTTAGCACGGTTTGCATCATGTTAATTAGAACGATAAAAAGAGCTTTCTTGGGGTTATTCATCCTCATTCTTGCGTCTG TTAGTGTTGTGGTTGCCGCCATTGCAGGAGCCACGGAAGGTCACACCACAGATATTGGATTTATTCGAGGCGGTTTGCTAGGAGTTGTAGCTGGAGTTATCACCGCGGTCCAACTCTTTGGACTAATGCTACATGGTGATCAGTCTTTGTCCAAG GTTAATGCTTTAATGAGGAGAATAATGAATGGGAAAGCCATCATGGGATTGGTTAGACCAGCTGTGCTCAAAGCATATCAATGGCAA ATAATGGGACTGGACACAAGTTATTTGGAGATATCAGACATGTACCACTATGACCAAGAACCAAAAGTGTTATCGGTGAACTCTATCAAGGACATCCCCACGTTTTACTTCAGTTGTTCAG GATTGGGAAGAAGGACAAGTGGGAAGAAAGCTAGAGAGATGTGGCCACACGTTTCATATGAAATGCATAGATGA
- the LOC106293354 gene encoding NEP1-interacting protein-like 2 isoform X1 — MCIAQMILLKFTDDVPFCILSTVCIMLIRTIKRAFLGLFILILASVSVVVAAIAGATEGHTTDIGFIRGGLLGVVAGVITAVQLFGLMLHGDQSLSKVNALMRRIMNGKAIMGLVRPAVLKAYQWQIMGLDTSYLEISDMYHYDQEPKVLSVNSIKDIPTFYFSCSGDHQTTSSCSICLQDWEEGQVGRKLERCGHTFHMKCIDEWFLRQVSCPICRDHLA; from the exons ATGTGCATTGCTCAGATGATTCTTCTAAAGTTCACAGACGATGTTCCCTTTTGTATTCTTAGCACGGTTTGCATCATGTTAATTAGAACGATAAAAAGAGCTTTCTTGGGGTTATTCATCCTCATTCTTGCGTCTG TTAGTGTTGTGGTTGCCGCCATTGCAGGAGCCACGGAAGGTCACACCACAGATATTGGATTTATTCGAGGCGGTTTGCTAGGAGTTGTAGCTGGAGTTATCACCGCGGTCCAACTCTTTGGACTAATGCTACATGGTGATCAGTCTTTGTCCAAG GTTAATGCTTTAATGAGGAGAATAATGAATGGGAAAGCCATCATGGGATTGGTTAGACCAGCTGTGCTCAAAGCATATCAATGGCAA ATAATGGGACTGGACACAAGTTATTTGGAGATATCAGACATGTACCACTATGACCAAGAACCAAAAGTGTTATCGGTGAACTCTATCAAGGACATCCCCACGTTTTACTTCAGTTGTTCAGGTGATCATCAAACAACTTCGAGTTGTTCGATTTGCTTACAG GATTGGGAAGAAGGACAAGTGGGAAGAAAGCTAGAGAGATGTGGCCACACGTTTCATATGAAATGCATAGATGAGTGGTTCCTTAGGCAAGTCAGTTGCCCCATTTGTAGAGACCATCTTGCATAA